One Temnothorax longispinosus isolate EJ_2023e chromosome 8, Tlon_JGU_v1, whole genome shotgun sequence genomic region harbors:
- the LOC139817460 gene encoding uncharacterized protein isoform X1, with the protein MDHEYSQYKIVGIATFNRDVTNVMLKEHIINKVDMANATVNNVDVLEKVDDTYLVELYRERRFLYDKSHPDFKDNELKSNAWKEISSIMRDKNLGTFYTAEYCKRRLTNLREQYVRLKKEQTLKSGSTACSKKKSALLSELSFLDGYIQRRRTLTSMKKNNGRMPPFSFDKNATKCPETNVTESINLNKRTYKKILPRPNNIGDDLTKNLYDQTPSKILKQNATSKKNNEQQQQFDVGSTSVEHAFAKFIALSLQRMEEPERSIRRNKIFHDLTAPLEHVQSGPCDKKSPARSMVSGIAVTKNTHPIRVTHAALAWNSVKTGKSEIKEFTIHNTSNNKIEIQIDICDDNKSFKFIGDKQTINTSMVLTMRHQEIKTLAVAFNPYCVGPVVGKITIKHYTKESSDPQSQQYKKIPLYGYGGCSKVKIAGTFKDLSGNMWLSLGTLYSETTLSANIRLNNVGDLRSFAKITVIPKVTFSTNSSWHVNPKEVILNAKESQQIAIQFHPKKEDFAFVQHSEVSHIATINITYGDEPTRWRIRSVCDKIKPDELTKNENEDVISIVFPICKSFPGEQLVPGIASLGDSIQNLSDLCSGVHQSEIMLTVEACTDDTLPVHDTADAEISVISDTIRVDEAGGV; encoded by the exons atgGATCATGAGTACAGCCAGTATAAAATCGTCGGTATAGCCACGTTTAACCGAGATGTGACAAATGTGATGTTAAAAGaacatattataaacaaagtaGATATGGCAAATGCAACTGTTAACAACGTCGATGTCCTAGAAAAAGTGGATGATACGTACCTTGTTGAATTATATAGAGAAAGAAGATTTTTGTATGATAAGAGTCATCCAGACTTTAAAGACaatgaattaaaaagtaatgcctGGAAGGAGATTTCATCAATCATGAGAGATAAGAACCTTG GAACGTTTTATACGGCTGAATATTGTAAAAGGAGGTTGACAAATTTGAGAGAGCAATATGTGaggttaaaaaaagaacaaacgTTGAAAAGCGGAAGTACAGCTTGTAGCAAAAAGAAATCTGCACTTTTATCTGAATTGTCCTTTCTAGATGGGTACATTCAAAGAAGACG aactCTGACAagcatgaaaaaaaataatggaagaatGCCTCCTTTTTCATTTGATAAGAATGCAACTAAATGTCCAGAAACAAATGTCACAGAAagtataaatttgaataaaagaacttataaaaaaattttaccacGTCCAAATAATATCGGAGACGACTTGACTAAAAATCTGTACGATCAAACGCCatccaaaatattaaaacaaaatgctacctcaaaaaaaaataatgagcagcagcagcagtttGATGTTGGTTCTACATCTGTAGAACAcgcttttgcaaaatttattgctCTTTCTTTGCAAAGGATGGAAGAGCCAGAACGCAGTATAAGgcgaaacaaaatatttcacgacCTCACAGCACCACTGGAGCACGTACA ATCTGGACCTTGCGATAAAAAATCACCTGCACGCAGTATGGTATCCGGTATagctgtaacaaaaaatacacatcCGATTAGAGTTACACACGCTGCCCTAGCATGGAATAGTGTCAAAACAGGAAAAAGTGAGATTAAAGAATTTACGATTCACAATACGAGCAATAACAAGATTGAAATTCAAATAGACATATGTGACGACAATAAGAGTTTTAAG TTTATCGGAGATAAACAAACTATCAACACAAGCATGGTATTGACAATGCGACATCAAGAAATTAAGACACTTGCAGTCGCGTTCAATCCGTATTGCGTAGGCCCAGTAGTTGGAAAAATTACCATCAAACATTATACGAAAGAAAGTAGTGATCCTCAATCTCAACAGTACAAAAAA ATACCTCTGTATGGATACGGTGGCTGCAGCAAAGTAAAAATCGCGGGTACATTTAAAGATTTGAGTGGAAATATGTGGTTGTCACTTGGCACGTTGTATTCTGAAACTACTTTGAGCGCAAATATTAGATTGAATAATGTTGGTGACTTACGTTCATTCGCCAAGATCACAGTTATACCAAAag TTACTTTTTCAACAAACTCCAGTTGGCATGTAAATCCGAAGGAAGTGATACTTAATGCTAAAGAATCTCAGCAAATAGCAATACAGTTTCATCCGAAGAAAGAAGACTTTGCGTTCGTGCAACATTCGGAAGTCTCGCACATCGCAACGATAAACATCACCTATGGTGATGAACCGACCCGCTGGCGAATACGCAG cgtGTGTGACAAAATAAAGCCAGATGAACTGactaaaaatgaaaatgaggACGTCATTTCTATTGTGTTTCCCATATGTAAAAGTTTTCCTGGGGAGCAACTAGTTCCTGGCATAGCGTCACTTGGCGATTCTATT caaAATCTAAGCGATCTGTGCAGCGGCGTTCATCAATCTGAGATAATGCTCACAGTGGAAGCATGCACGGATGATACTTTACCTGTTCACGATACTGCTGACGCGGAGATATCTGTAATAAGCGACACTATTCGTGTAGACGAAGCGGGTGGAGTCTGA
- the LOC139817460 gene encoding uncharacterized protein isoform X2 gives MDHEYSQYKIVGIATFNRDVTNVMLKEHIINKVDMANATVNNVDVLEKVDDTYLVELYRERRFLYDKSHPDFKDNELKSNAWKEISSIMRDKNLGTFYTAEYCKRRLTNLREQYVRLKKEQTLKSGSTACSKKKSALLSELSFLDGYIQRRRTLTSMKKNNGRMPPFSFDKNATKCPETNVTESINLNKRTYKKILPRPNNIGDDLTKNLYDQTPSKILKQNATSKKNNEQQQQFDVGSTSVEHAFAKFIALSLQRMEEPERSIRRNKIFHDLTAPLESGPCDKKSPARSMVSGIAVTKNTHPIRVTHAALAWNSVKTGKSEIKEFTIHNTSNNKIEIQIDICDDNKSFKFIGDKQTINTSMVLTMRHQEIKTLAVAFNPYCVGPVVGKITIKHYTKESSDPQSQQYKKIPLYGYGGCSKVKIAGTFKDLSGNMWLSLGTLYSETTLSANIRLNNVGDLRSFAKITVIPKVTFSTNSSWHVNPKEVILNAKESQQIAIQFHPKKEDFAFVQHSEVSHIATINITYGDEPTRWRIRSVCDKIKPDELTKNENEDVISIVFPICKSFPGEQLVPGIASLGDSIQNLSDLCSGVHQSEIMLTVEACTDDTLPVHDTADAEISVISDTIRVDEAGGV, from the exons atgGATCATGAGTACAGCCAGTATAAAATCGTCGGTATAGCCACGTTTAACCGAGATGTGACAAATGTGATGTTAAAAGaacatattataaacaaagtaGATATGGCAAATGCAACTGTTAACAACGTCGATGTCCTAGAAAAAGTGGATGATACGTACCTTGTTGAATTATATAGAGAAAGAAGATTTTTGTATGATAAGAGTCATCCAGACTTTAAAGACaatgaattaaaaagtaatgcctGGAAGGAGATTTCATCAATCATGAGAGATAAGAACCTTG GAACGTTTTATACGGCTGAATATTGTAAAAGGAGGTTGACAAATTTGAGAGAGCAATATGTGaggttaaaaaaagaacaaacgTTGAAAAGCGGAAGTACAGCTTGTAGCAAAAAGAAATCTGCACTTTTATCTGAATTGTCCTTTCTAGATGGGTACATTCAAAGAAGACG aactCTGACAagcatgaaaaaaaataatggaagaatGCCTCCTTTTTCATTTGATAAGAATGCAACTAAATGTCCAGAAACAAATGTCACAGAAagtataaatttgaataaaagaacttataaaaaaattttaccacGTCCAAATAATATCGGAGACGACTTGACTAAAAATCTGTACGATCAAACGCCatccaaaatattaaaacaaaatgctacctcaaaaaaaaataatgagcagcagcagcagtttGATGTTGGTTCTACATCTGTAGAACAcgcttttgcaaaatttattgctCTTTCTTTGCAAAGGATGGAAGAGCCAGAACGCAGTATAAGgcgaaacaaaatatttcacgacCTCACAGCACCACTGGA ATCTGGACCTTGCGATAAAAAATCACCTGCACGCAGTATGGTATCCGGTATagctgtaacaaaaaatacacatcCGATTAGAGTTACACACGCTGCCCTAGCATGGAATAGTGTCAAAACAGGAAAAAGTGAGATTAAAGAATTTACGATTCACAATACGAGCAATAACAAGATTGAAATTCAAATAGACATATGTGACGACAATAAGAGTTTTAAG TTTATCGGAGATAAACAAACTATCAACACAAGCATGGTATTGACAATGCGACATCAAGAAATTAAGACACTTGCAGTCGCGTTCAATCCGTATTGCGTAGGCCCAGTAGTTGGAAAAATTACCATCAAACATTATACGAAAGAAAGTAGTGATCCTCAATCTCAACAGTACAAAAAA ATACCTCTGTATGGATACGGTGGCTGCAGCAAAGTAAAAATCGCGGGTACATTTAAAGATTTGAGTGGAAATATGTGGTTGTCACTTGGCACGTTGTATTCTGAAACTACTTTGAGCGCAAATATTAGATTGAATAATGTTGGTGACTTACGTTCATTCGCCAAGATCACAGTTATACCAAAag TTACTTTTTCAACAAACTCCAGTTGGCATGTAAATCCGAAGGAAGTGATACTTAATGCTAAAGAATCTCAGCAAATAGCAATACAGTTTCATCCGAAGAAAGAAGACTTTGCGTTCGTGCAACATTCGGAAGTCTCGCACATCGCAACGATAAACATCACCTATGGTGATGAACCGACCCGCTGGCGAATACGCAG cgtGTGTGACAAAATAAAGCCAGATGAACTGactaaaaatgaaaatgaggACGTCATTTCTATTGTGTTTCCCATATGTAAAAGTTTTCCTGGGGAGCAACTAGTTCCTGGCATAGCGTCACTTGGCGATTCTATT caaAATCTAAGCGATCTGTGCAGCGGCGTTCATCAATCTGAGATAATGCTCACAGTGGAAGCATGCACGGATGATACTTTACCTGTTCACGATACTGCTGACGCGGAGATATCTGTAATAAGCGACACTATTCGTGTAGACGAAGCGGGTGGAGTCTGA